A region of Leclercia adecarboxylata DNA encodes the following proteins:
- the rsmA gene encoding 16S rRNA (adenine(1518)-N(6)/adenine(1519)-N(6))-dimethyltransferase RsmA: MNNRVHQGHLARKRFGQNFLNDQFVIESIVSAINPQKGQAMVEIGPGLAALTEPVGERLDELTVIELDRDLAARLQTHPFLGPKLTIYQQDAMTMNFGELAEKMGQPLRVFGNLPYNISTPLMFHLFSYTDAIADMHFMLQKEVVNRLVAGPNSKAYGRLSVMAQYFCNVIPVLEVPPSAFTPPPKVDSAVVRLVPHKTKPYPVKELRVLSRITTEAFNQRRKTIRNSLGNLFTVEVLAGLGIDPAMRAENISVEQYCKLANYISENAPPKES; encoded by the coding sequence ATGAATAATCGCGTCCACCAGGGCCATTTAGCCCGTAAACGTTTCGGGCAAAACTTCCTCAACGATCAGTTCGTGATCGAAAGTATTGTTTCGGCTATCAATCCACAAAAAGGCCAGGCGATGGTCGAGATCGGGCCGGGTCTGGCTGCACTGACCGAACCGGTTGGTGAGCGCCTCGATGAACTGACCGTCATCGAACTGGACCGAGATCTGGCAGCCCGCCTGCAGACGCACCCGTTCCTTGGGCCAAAGCTGACGATTTATCAGCAGGATGCCATGACCATGAACTTCGGCGAACTGGCGGAGAAAATGGGTCAGCCGCTGCGCGTTTTCGGCAACCTGCCGTATAACATCTCCACGCCGCTGATGTTCCACCTGTTTAGCTATACTGATGCCATTGCGGACATGCACTTCATGTTGCAAAAAGAGGTCGTTAATCGACTGGTTGCAGGGCCGAACAGTAAAGCGTATGGTCGTTTAAGCGTGATGGCACAGTATTTCTGTAACGTGATCCCGGTACTCGAAGTGCCGCCGTCAGCGTTTACGCCGCCGCCGAAAGTTGACTCTGCGGTGGTGCGCCTGGTGCCGCATAAAACGAAGCCGTATCCGGTCAAAGAGCTGCGCGTGCTGAGCCGCATCACCACCGAAGCCTTTAACCAGCGTCGTAAAACGATTCGTAACAGCCTTGGCAATCTGTTTACCGTTGAAGTGTTAGCCGGGCTGGGTATCGACCCGGCAATGCGTGCGGAGAACATTTCCGTAGAACAGTACTGCAAGCTGGCTAATTACATCAGCGAAAATGCGCCGCCGAAGGAGAGCTAA
- the apaG gene encoding Co2+/Mg2+ efflux protein ApaG gives MINSPRVCVQVQSLYIESQSTPDEERFVFAYTVTIRNLGRTPVQLLGRYWLITNGNGREIEVQGEGVVGEQPHIAPGEEYQYTSGAVIETPLGTMQGHYEMVDAEGNAFRIAIPVFRLAVPTLIH, from the coding sequence ATGATTAATTCGCCCCGCGTATGTGTTCAGGTGCAAAGCCTTTATATCGAGTCTCAATCCACGCCGGATGAAGAACGTTTTGTTTTTGCTTACACCGTGACCATTCGCAATCTCGGGCGAACCCCTGTGCAGCTGCTGGGGCGTTACTGGCTTATCACCAACGGCAACGGCCGTGAAATTGAAGTGCAGGGCGAAGGTGTGGTGGGTGAACAGCCGCACATTGCGCCCGGCGAAGAGTATCAGTACACCAGCGGCGCGGTAATCGAAACGCCGCTGGGTACCATGCAAGGCCATTATGAAATGGTCGATGCCGAGGGTAATGCATTCCGCATTGCCATTCCTGTTTTCCGTCTGGCTGTACCAACACTCATTCACTAA
- the apaH gene encoding bis(5'-nucleosyl)-tetraphosphatase (symmetrical) ApaH has product MSTYLIGDVHGCYDELIALLKQVDFTPGTDTLWLTGDLVARGPASLDVLRYVKSLGDSVRIVLGNHDLHLLAVYAGISRNKPKDRITPLLDAPDADELINWLRRQPLLQIDEEKKLVMAHAGITPQWDLQTAKECARDVEAVLSSDSYPFFLDAMYGDMPNNWSAELSGVARLRFITNAFTRMRYCFPNGQLDMYCKDVPENAPTPLKPWFAIPGPVTDQYSVIFGHWASLEGRGTPEGIYGLDTGCCWGGELTCLRWEDKAYFMQPSNRHQDSGENEAVAS; this is encoded by the coding sequence ATGTCTACATATCTCATTGGCGACGTTCACGGTTGCTACGATGAACTGATCGCATTGTTAAAGCAGGTGGATTTTACCCCGGGTACAGACACGCTGTGGCTTACGGGCGATCTCGTTGCCCGCGGCCCTGCCTCGCTGGACGTCCTGCGCTATGTTAAATCTCTGGGCGACAGCGTACGGATCGTCCTTGGCAACCACGACCTGCATCTGCTGGCCGTTTATGCCGGGATCAGCCGTAATAAACCGAAAGACAGGATCACCCCGCTGCTGGATGCGCCTGACGCCGATGAGCTGATTAACTGGCTGCGTCGCCAGCCGTTGCTACAGATCGACGAAGAGAAAAAGCTGGTGATGGCCCACGCGGGCATTACCCCCCAGTGGGATTTGCAAACCGCAAAAGAGTGCGCCCGTGACGTCGAAGCGGTGCTCTCCAGCGACTCATACCCGTTCTTCCTCGATGCGATGTATGGCGACATGCCCAACAACTGGAGCGCGGAGCTGAGCGGCGTTGCGCGCCTGCGTTTTATCACGAACGCCTTCACCCGCATGCGCTACTGTTTCCCGAACGGTCAGCTGGATATGTACTGCAAGGATGTGCCGGAAAACGCGCCGACCCCGCTCAAGCCGTGGTTTGCTATCCCCGGGCCGGTGACGGACCAGTACAGCGTGATCTTCGGACACTGGGCATCGCTGGAAGGGAGAGGCACGCCTGAAGGTATTTATGGGCTGGATACGGGTTGCTGCTGGGGCGGAGAACTCACCTGTCTGCGCTGGGAAGATAAAGCCTACTTTATGCAGCCTTCGAACCGGCACCAGGATTCAGGTGAGAATGAAGCAGTAGCGTCGTAG
- the folA gene encoding type 3 dihydrofolate reductase — translation MISLIAALAVDRVIGMENAMPWNLPADLAWFKRTTLNKPVVMGRLTWESIGRPLPGRKNIVISSQPGTDERVEWVKSIDEAIAACGDAEEIMVIGGGRVYEQFLPKAQKLYLTHIDAEVEGDTHFPDYDPDEWESVFSEFHDADAQNSHSYCFEILERR, via the coding sequence ATGATCAGTCTGATTGCGGCGCTTGCGGTAGATCGCGTGATTGGCATGGAAAACGCCATGCCGTGGAATCTGCCTGCCGATCTCGCGTGGTTTAAACGTACAACGTTGAACAAGCCGGTAGTAATGGGTCGCCTGACCTGGGAGTCAATCGGGCGCCCGTTGCCGGGCCGTAAAAACATCGTAATAAGCAGCCAGCCCGGCACCGATGAGCGGGTTGAGTGGGTTAAATCCATTGACGAAGCCATTGCTGCCTGCGGCGATGCTGAAGAGATAATGGTGATTGGCGGGGGGCGCGTGTATGAGCAGTTCCTGCCGAAAGCGCAGAAGTTATATCTGACCCATATTGATGCTGAAGTGGAAGGGGATACCCATTTCCCGGACTACGATCCTGACGAGTGGGAATCGGTATTCAGCGAATTCCACGACGCTGACGCGCAAAATTCGCATAGCTACTGCTTCGAGATCCTTGAACGCCGCTAA